The genome window ATGCCGAACACCATTGAGTGAGTCGTAGGTGTCCACGAGCAGCGTTACATTGTTGGGCATATATTGCGCATACGTTTCAAAAGACTCCAATTCACTGTTAAATGACATAACCCAGCTGTGCGCGTGCGTGCCCTTTACAGGAATGTCGTACAGTTTACCGGCCAGGACATTCGACGTCGCATCAAAACCACCAATGTAGGCGGCCCGGCTTGCCGTTACGCCACCGTCAGGACCTTGCGCTCGTCGCAAACCAAATTCAAGCAGTGTATCGTCCTTGGCAACCAGGCGCATCCTGGCAGCTTTTGTGGCGATGAGCGATTGGAAATTTATGAGATTTAAAAGAGGCGTTTCCAGCAACTGACATTGTAAAATTGGCCCCTGGATGCGTAAAAGCGGCTCATTCGGGAAGACAGTGGTTCCTTCGGGTATTGCGTCGATGCTGCATGCGAATTCAATGTTTTTGAGATAATCCAAAAAACCTGGCTCAAACAGTTTTTCGCCGTCATTTCCTGTAATGGAGCCGACGTAGGCAAGATCCTCCTCGCTAAACCGGTATTCGCTCAGGTAATCAACAACGCTGCTGAGCCCACAGGCAATGGTGAAGCCGCCCTGAAACGGATGTTTTCTGAAATAAAGATTGAAAACCGCTTCCTGCTCGGCCTTTCCCGCTTTCCAATAGCCATAAGCCATTGTAAGTTGATACAGATCAGTGAGTAAGCTTAGTGAAGTGTTGTATAACTGATTAATCATCCCGCATTTTGACACAATATGAAGGGCCTAATTAATAAAATTAATTGACACATCAATAAGCCATTTGTCTGTAAGCGGAGTAAGGAGTTGACCAGCCTGTCAGTCATATCGCATTTTTTGCATAAATTTTCAATAACGTGCCTGCATTTTTACCAATCGCTTTGATTTAAATAAAAACAATTCTGCTTGGCTGATAATCAGCTATTTAAATTAAACATTTCCTATTTTACGTGTGACATTACCTATAAACGTTAAGTGCCTCAATTCTTCCGATTGGTCTGAAAAATGATCTTTTGAACCCTTATAAATCGTATGTCTCTGGACAAAGGAGGTTTTTGTTCACTAAAACAACATTTATGAACGAATCAATTGACACGCGGATCCGGGCTGTTGCATTGAATATCAGGAAGATCAGGGAGTACAGGAATTACACACAGGAGTATCTGGCGATGAAGCTGGGCATTTCACAAAATGCATATAGTAAGATTGAATTGGGTTACACGCGCATTACACTGGAACGTCTCATACAGATCTCACACATTCTGGACGTAGATACGGTCAATCTGCTAAGCGCAAACGCGGAAGATCTGGTGCGGCTGCACACTTCGAAATGATGTAGCATTGCATGAAAGCAAAAAAGGGCTGTTTCGCGATGAAACAGCCCTTTTTTATGTCTTCTCTTAAATATCAGATTGCTTCCAGAATGCGCTCGATAGCAACCTGATAGCCAATCTTTTCTTTTAATTCGCTGATAGCAACGCGCTCCTGCTCCATTGTGTCGCGGTGGCGGATCGTTACCGTGTCGTCTTCCATAGTTTGATAATCCACCGCAATGCAGAATGGCGTTCCGATCAGATCCTGGCGGGTATAACGTTTGCCGATGGCCGCGCCGTCATCATAAGTGGTGCGGAAAGACGATTTCAGTGAGTTGGCAATCGCCTGCGCTTTTTCAGCCAACCCGTCCTTCTTAACCAGAGGAAGCACTGCCACTTTGAATGGTGCCAGGGCAGGATGCAGCTTCAAATAAGTTCTCTCCTTCACATTATCGCCTTCTCCTACCGTCTCAACAGTATAAGCATTGCAGAATGTAGCCAGGAAAAGCCTGTCCGCCCCTACCGAAGTTTCAACCACATACGGAATGTAGTTTCCGTAAGGCTTACCATTTTCGTCCAGGTCCGAATCGAAATATTGTTGTTTCTTTTTCGACAATTCCTGGTGGTTTCTCAGGTCGAAATCTGTTCTTGAATGGATCCCTTCCATCTCCCTGAAACCAAACGGGAACTGGTATTCAATGTCGACAGCCGCGTTTGCATAATGCGCCAGCTTTTCATGGTCGTGGAATTTCAATTTTTCCGCAGGCAAGCCAATCGCTTTATGGAACTTCATCCTGGCTTCTTTCCAGCTCTCATACCAAGCCATTTCGGTGCCAGGGCGGATGAAAAATTGCATTTCCATTTGTTCAAATTCCCGCATACGGAATGTAAACTGACGCGCAACGATCTCATTTCTAAAAGCTTTTCCAATTTGCGCAATCCCGAAAGGAATCTTCATCCGGCCGCTTTTCTGCACATTCAGAAAGTTGACAAATATTCCCTGAGCCGTTTCCGGACGCAGGTAAATCAGGTTCGAATCCTCTGCAACCGAGCCAACCTGCGTACTGAACATCAGGTTAAACTGACGCACTTCCGTCCAGTTGGCAGTTCCCGAAACCGGGCATTTAATATTTTCTGCAATGATCAGTTCACGAACGCCGTTCAAATCTTCGGCACTCAGCAAACGGCCCATTTCAGCCAGCAAAGCCTGTCCTTTTCCAGCCTGGCCTTCCGCCTCATATTGTTCCGCTTTTCCTTCCAGCAGCTGATCCGCACGATAACGCTTTTTAGAATCCTTGTTATCGATCATCGGATCATTAAAACCATCCACGTGACCGGAAGCTTTCCAGGTCAGCGGATGCATAAATATAGCCGCATCAATGCCCACAATGTTGTCGTGCAGCTGCGTCATGGCTTTCCACCAAGCCGCTTTCAGGTTATTTTTCAACTCAACACCATTCTGACCGTAGTCATAAACAGCTTGCAATCCATCATATATTTCAGAAGAGGGAAACACAAAACCGTATTCTTTGGCATGTCCAACAATGTCTTGTAAAGAAGTAGCAGGTGCTTGGTTCATTCTATTTGGTTAAAAATCAATAAATAACAACAATTGAATCCACTAAAATCATCAATTGGGCAAAATTAGCGAATTTGCCGTCAATGCGGCAGGAAGGTTGGAAAATTTAGAGGTTCAAAGCGAAGGGCTTCCATTTGTTCTAACTCTATATATCGGTGTTTTCGATATGAGCAGGCTATCCAATTTGCTGCCGAAACTTCCATGAATTTCAAGATCATCGAATGTGACCTTTTCGTTAACAAGGATTTTAAGCACATCGTCACTTACATTCGCAAATTGCCTTGACCAACCGCTTCCAGGATCTCCACATAATGTTAAAAGCTCCAAGCCAGGCACATAATTTATAATGAACCTTCCATTTTTTTTTGATATTACTTCGTATGCCTCCCTGTCTTTTGCGCTGTTCTGATAATGAGCATACAATTCAGGAATAGCCTGTCGTCTTTGTGCTGCTCTATCCCCTTCTTCTAGATAAATAGTTGATATCACAGGATCTATTCTATCCCCGCATCCGGATAATAGCGTGACCATAATCAGAAACCACAATTGAAATTTCATAATCGTTTTAGAATAAGCAATGTGAAACTTAGCAACTCTTCTTAATTTGAATTCAAATTTACAAGATGCTGGTATGGGCCATAAAGATTGTTATACAAATTATTCCACGTATTCTGAACGTTTCCACCATGCAAGTTGAGAATGTCAGTCATTGTATGTTTTGAGCTCGAATTTGCACGTGAGACGAACGTATTTATAATTTCATCATTTTTTGGGATGGATCTGAAAGGCCCGAATCCCCATTTCGTTTCGCTTTCCATCCATACTCTTGCTGACATGTTGTTATGCAAATCCATTGCTTCCTTTTGAGTATGCACTTGGTTTCCATTATCATCCTGTTCGTGCTTTGAAGTTCCATCTTGCGTAAAATCTATCGCCTGATTTTCACTAACCGGGGAGCCTTTCAATATGTAACGAATTGATAATGCATTCCATGTTGCATGCTTAAAGGCGTTGGCTTTATTGTCATCATCATTATTACCAAATATACTTGGAGTCAAAAATTCGACATCTTTTGCGGCCTGAATATAATGCTGAGCAAGTCCCGGATTTAGCAGCAAATGATTCTTTTCAGGCTTCGTCAAAGATCCCGGTGATGGACCATTAGTCCTGGCATTTTTAGCGTTTTCCAACGCAATCACCTCCGCTACAACATCACGCTTGCATAGTGTCTGATAATAATCAAAGATGACAGCTCGCTTTTCGTTTGCTTCTAAATGCGTTTCAATGTCTGGAAAATCTCTGTAAATTCTTTCAAGATCTTTCTCCAAAACGCCCTCCTCCGAGTTGATAGTGGGATATTTAGCGTTTTGCGTTACTAAAATACGGAGTAGTTCTTCGTAGGTTATCAATGCTCTCTCACCGGAAGAGCGAACATTAGCATCTTGCGCCGCCTTTTCATAATAAGCATCAAATTCTTCCTGCGTTTGCCCGAAAAGTTCTTTTGGGAAATAGATAGGAATGATGACGCGCTCTCCCTTGAATTCAATCGTTTCTGCTTTTTCCGATGCATTTGGTGCCGACGTCTGTTCAAGTTTCGGATCATTACAAGACAAAATCGTGAAGCCAAAAATCAGCAAACTGGCAGCTTTTCCCAGATTTAATTTCATAAATTGTAACTGTTTAAATAGTGAAATATTATTTAAATGATTCATGTCCCGCCCTTCCGACGCCAATCTGGGGGCGGGACTTTATGCTGCAAGATATTTGACATTTATTAAGAAATAGCTTGGGACATTCAGTCAATTACCTGACGGCAGGCATGAGTGTCCGATCGGTATTTTTGGTGCAAGAAAATATTTGCAAAATCGGAGCGGTAATGTCCGAAACCGAACAAACTTTTACAAGAAAAATTGTTTAACATGTTGATTTTGAGCAAGTAACATGTATGGCATATTAGTTTTATAAGCTAAAACTATATTGCTTTTCAAATCCTGACTAATAACAACTTCATATCATGTTCCTTAATTACTTCAAAATCGCGCTTCGGAATTTCCGGAATCAAAGGCTGTTTAGCAGCTTGAATATCTTTGGGCTGGCGATTGGCATGGCGGCGGTTTGGCTGATGGTTTTGTATGTTGCCGATGAGCTGAGCTATGATCGTTTTCATGAGAAAGCGGACCGCATTTACCGGGTTACGCACGAAGCAAAATGGTCTACCGGCGGCTTCAAATTTGCGCCTACTTCGGCTCCATATGCTGCTGCGCTGCAAAACGATTATCCCGAAATTGAAAAGACGGCCAGAATCAGCACGGAAGGTGGCGGGACGATCACCTTTGCAGAAAAGAAGATAGAGGCTGGCAATATTTTCTTTACAGACCCTTCGATTTTTGGCATTTTCACTTATCCGCTGCTCTACGGCGATCCCAAAACAGCATTGCAGGGTTCGCAAAAAATAGTCCTTACTAAAAAATTGGCAGAGAAATTGTTTGGCGATGCTTCCGATGCTTTGGGGAAGACGGTTTTGTTTTCAAATAATTATCCAAATACCGTTACCGGCGTGCTTGCCGACGTGCCAGCTAATTCACATTTGAATTTTCAAGCATTGCGCTCGCTTCCTGAGAATTACACCTCTGGCTGGCAGCAATCGGATCTTTACACTTATATATTATTGAAAAACGGCGTCGACGCTGCGAAATTTGAGCATAAACTCGACGGATTTTTTACAAAATATCTCAAAAGCGAGCTTGGAAATGTGCAGTACAAAATGTCGTTACAGCCACTGACTTCCATCCACTTACACTCTGACCTTGAATATGAGATCG of Dyadobacter chenhuakuii contains these proteins:
- a CDS encoding glycine--tRNA ligase; the protein is MNQAPATSLQDIVGHAKEYGFVFPSSEIYDGLQAVYDYGQNGVELKNNLKAAWWKAMTQLHDNIVGIDAAIFMHPLTWKASGHVDGFNDPMIDNKDSKKRYRADQLLEGKAEQYEAEGQAGKGQALLAEMGRLLSAEDLNGVRELIIAENIKCPVSGTANWTEVRQFNLMFSTQVGSVAEDSNLIYLRPETAQGIFVNFLNVQKSGRMKIPFGIAQIGKAFRNEIVARQFTFRMREFEQMEMQFFIRPGTEMAWYESWKEARMKFHKAIGLPAEKLKFHDHEKLAHYANAAVDIEYQFPFGFREMEGIHSRTDFDLRNHQELSKKKQQYFDSDLDENGKPYGNYIPYVVETSVGADRLFLATFCNAYTVETVGEGDNVKERTYLKLHPALAPFKVAVLPLVKKDGLAEKAQAIANSLKSSFRTTYDDGAAIGKRYTRQDLIGTPFCIAVDYQTMEDDTVTIRHRDTMEQERVAISELKEKIGYQVAIERILEAI
- a CDS encoding helix-turn-helix domain-containing protein: MNESIDTRIRAVALNIRKIREYRNYTQEYLAMKLGISQNAYSKIELGYTRITLERLIQISHILDVDTVNLLSANAEDLVRLHTSK
- a CDS encoding DUF6973 domain-containing protein, whose product is MKLNLGKAASLLIFGFTILSCNDPKLEQTSAPNASEKAETIEFKGERVIIPIYFPKELFGQTQEEFDAYYEKAAQDANVRSSGERALITYEELLRILVTQNAKYPTINSEEGVLEKDLERIYRDFPDIETHLEANEKRAVIFDYYQTLCKRDVVAEVIALENAKNARTNGPSPGSLTKPEKNHLLLNPGLAQHYIQAAKDVEFLTPSIFGNNDDDNKANAFKHATWNALSIRYILKGSPVSENQAIDFTQDGTSKHEQDDNGNQVHTQKEAMDLHNNMSARVWMESETKWGFGPFRSIPKNDEIINTFVSRANSSSKHTMTDILNLHGGNVQNTWNNLYNNLYGPYQHLVNLNSN
- a CDS encoding nicotinate phosphoribosyltransferase — protein: MINQLYNTSLSLLTDLYQLTMAYGYWKAGKAEQEAVFNLYFRKHPFQGGFTIACGLSSVVDYLSEYRFSEEDLAYVGSITGNDGEKLFEPGFLDYLKNIEFACSIDAIPEGTTVFPNEPLLRIQGPILQCQLLETPLLNLINFQSLIATKAARMRLVAKDDTLLEFGLRRAQGPDGGVTASRAAYIGGFDATSNVLAGKLYDIPVKGTHAHSWVMSFNSELESFETYAQYMPNNVTLLVDTYDSLNGVRHAIKVGNLLRERGYDLGGIRLDSGDLAYLSIEARKLLDDAGFEKTNIVASNDLDEHIMDSLKIQGAKINVWGIGTKLVTAYDQPALGGVYKLAAIRSESGEWDYKLKLSEQAIKVSTPGIQQVRRFKDTKGFVSDMIFNIETPATGKATMVDPYDFTRNRSFSESTSFEDLLVPIFVKGYLVYKMPSVHETRDRVQEQLSNFHKGIKRFVNPHTYPVGLEKGLFDMKTSLILKLRAANES